The Thermoanaerobacterales bacterium genome includes the window TGACGGCGTCGACGATGATCGCCGTGTCGTAGCCGTACATCAACTCCAGAAGTCCGAACCCGGGCGCGCCGGCCTCGACCAACTCCACCCTGTCCGGCAGCTCCCCGGTTTCTCTCAAGGCTTGCAGGACTTCCAGGCCGACGCCGTCGTCCCCCGCGAAGGGGTTGCCGCACCCGAGGACGACGACACGGCGCTCAAGCTTGCCCTTCATTGTATTATCATCCCTCATTGTAACGCCCTTTGTGATAATACTTAAGCGACCCATCGCCTTTCAGGTTATTCGGCGGCCGTCGACGTTATCCTCCAGGGCGTTTGTGGCTCCAAAACTAAGCCCTCCCGGCGAACCGGGAGGGCCTGGCTTACAGAGCGCAAACCACTAACGGCTCAGGGTCTTGTAAAGCTCGCCCTTGCCGTCGTAGATGTTGATTGTCAGCGGCATCTCGCCCAGGATGGCGTGGGTGGCGCAACTGAAACACGGGTCGTAGGACCTGAAGGCCATCTCGACCATGTTCAGGAGGCCGTTGGTGATCTCCATGCCGGGCTTGATGACGGCCATCGCGGCCTTCTTGATGGCCATGCTGATCGGGGCGTTGTTGTTCGTCGTGCCGACGATCAGGTTGGCCTTGGTCACGATGCCCTTCTCGTCCGTGCAGTAGTGGTGGGTCAGGGTGCCGCGCGGCGCCTCCAGGATGCCCACGCCTTCCTTCGGCACGCCGGTCGGGATGTTGCGGATGTCCGGGTTGGTGATTTCCGGATCCTGCGCGTACATCAGCAACTCCTCCGCGGCCTGCAGGAGCTCGACCAGCCGCGCCCAGTGGGTCGCCAGGACGGCGTGCACCGGCCGGCCGCCCAGGGTCGAGAAGAACTTCTCGTAGGCTTCCTGGGCCAGCGGGGTCTTCATGCCGGCGCAGGCGTTGATGCGGCCCAGCGGCGCCGCCTGGTAAATCGCCGTGCCCGGGCCCTCGACGAAGCCCTTCCACCCGAACTTCTTCAGGTACGGGTACTTCAGGTAGGAGAAGGGCTCGACGTGCTCGGCCACGTAGTCCACGTACTCCCGCGGCGAGTACTTGAAGAGTTCGTTGCCCTCGGTGTCCACGATCCGGACCTTGCCGTCATAGAAGTCCATCTTGTTGTTCTCGTCGACGAGGCCCATGTAGTTGGTGACCAGCTTGTAGCCGTCGCTCAGGATCAGGTCTACGTAGGCGCCGTTCTTCAGGACGACGTCTTCGAAGAGCTTCAGGGAGAACTTGGCGAACTCGACCTCGAACTTCGCCATCTCCTCGATCTCCTTGCGTTCGTCCTCAGTCAGGCCCTTGCTCACGCCGCCCGGGAGCGTCCAGGCCGGGTGCGTGGCCTTGCCGCCCAGCATGGCCTGGATCTTTTGCCCGAAGGCGCGGGCCTTGATGACCTGCCCGCCGATCTCCACGCCCACCTTGCCGACGATGCCGAGGATGTTCCGCACCGCCGGGTCGGCGTCCGGACCCATCACAAAGTCCGGGGCCGCGAGGGCGTAGAAATGAGCGATGTGGCTGTGGATGAAGTGCGCGCTGTAGAACAACCTGCGGAGCTTGACCGCCGTGGGGGTCGGCTCCACGCCGAAGACCGCGTCCATGGCCTTACCCGAGGCCAAATGATGGGCGCTGGGTCAGACGCCGCAGATGCGGCTGACGATCTGCGGCACCTGCTCGGCCGGACGGCCTTCGCAGAACTTCTCAAAGCCGCGCAGTTCGGGGATCTGGAAGTAGACGTTGTCCACCCCGCCGGCGTCGTTGAGGAAGATTTCGATCTTACCATGGCCCTCCAGCCTGGTGATGGGATCGATGCTGATCCGTTTCATTCCCTACTTCGCCCTCCTTAACAGCGAGCCGGGCAGACCGTAACGGTAGAAGGTACCGGCCGGATCGGCGATCTCGCTGATGATCTTGTCGATTTCCTCGGGCGTGTCGGCATCTACGATGGAGGCGAGGGCGCTGATGAACTTCGCCCCCTGGTCCACCACGCCGTCGGGCGGCCCGTAGCAGCCGGTGCAGGGCTGGTTGGCGTTGGTGCACCGGTTGCCGCAACCCGCCCGGGTCACCGGACCCATGCAGACAATGCCCTGCTCCAGGAGACAGCGGTTCGGGTCGGGAATAATCTCAAACGTACGGTAGAACTTCTTGACCTTCTTGTCGGTGCGTATCCGGGGGCACTCATCGCATTTCGTCTTATTCGAGGCCCCCACCACCGAGCCCTTCGGCGGCAGGTTACCGGAAACGATCGCCCCGATCACGGCCCAGATCTGGTCCGGCACCGGCGGACAGCCGGGCATGAAGTAGTCGACGTCCACCACGTCGGCCAGGGTCTTGACGTCCTTGTAAAATGCGGGCAGCTCCAGCACGCCTTCCGCGACGCTGGTCTCGGTCTGCGGGAAGACCTTCTCCGGGTTCTGGGTGGACTGGCTTTCAAGATAAACACGGTTCAGGATGTCGTCCCGTTTCTTGAAGTTCGCGAGGCCGGGGATACCGCCGGCTACCGCGCAGGAGCCGAAAGCGACCATAACCTTGGCCTTTTGGCGCAGGAGCCTGGCGACGTGCTCGTTCTCGGAGTTCCGGATGGCGCCGTGGAAGAGGCAGACATCGATATAGCCGTCAGGGTAGTTCTCGACGTCCTTGTACTTGAAGTCCGTGGCGATCGGCCAGAAGACGATGTCGGCCAGAGCGGCGACATCGAGGATCTTTTCATGGATGTCAAGGATGGCGACGTCGCAGCCGCCGCAGGCCGCAGCCCAGTAGGAGGCCAGTTTCAGCTTCTCACCCATGCTTTAACCCTCCCCCCCGGCGGCGACCGGCGCCTTTTCCTTGAAGGGACCGAGCTGCCGAATCTGTTCCGTGAATTCCGCGATCAATTGGGCAAACTGGGCCCCTTCGGAAGCGGAAACCCATTCCAGCCGTACTCTTTCTTTCTCGACACCCAGCTGCTCCAGGACCTTGGACATCAACTGGAAACGGCGCATCGTGCGGTAATTGCCACTAACATAGTGGCAGTCGCCGGGGTGTCAACCAGAGATTAGGACGCCGTCCGCGCCCTCGCTCAGGGCCTTGAACACGAACTGCGGGTCGATACGCCCGGAACACATCACCCGGATAATCCGTACATTGGGTGGATACTGGAGCCGGGAGACACCCGCCAGGTCGGCCCCGG containing:
- a CDS encoding Ni/Fe hydrogenase subunit alpha, whose translation is MKRISIDPITRLEGHGKIEIFLNDAGGVDNVYFQIPELRGFEKFCEGRPAEQVPQIVSRICGVUPSAHHLASGKAMDAVFGVEPTPTAVKLRRLFYSAHFIHSHIAHFYALAAPDFVMGPDADPAVRNILGIVGKVGVEIGGQVIKARAFGQKIQAMLGGKATHPAWTLPGGVSKGLTEDERKEIEEMAKFEVEFAKFSLKLFEDVVLKNGAYVDLILSDGYKLVTNYMGLVDENNKMDFYDGKVRIVDTEGNELFKYSPREYVDYVAEHVEPFSYLKYPYLKKFGWKGFVEGPGTAIYQAAPLGRINACAGMKTPLAQEAYEKFFSTLGGRPVHAVLATHWARLVELLQAAEELLMYAQDPEITNPDIRNIPTGVPKEGVGILEAPRGTLTHHYCTDEKGIVTKANLIVGTTNNNAPISMAIKKAAMAVIKPGMEITNGLLNMVEMAFRSYDPCFSCATHAILGEMPLTINIYDGKGELYKTLSR
- a CDS encoding oxidoreductase; this translates as MGEKLKLASYWAAACGGCDVAILDIHEKILDVAALADIVFWPIATDFKYKDVENYPDGYIDVCLFHGAIRNSENEHVARLLRQKAKVMVAFGSCAVAGGIPGLANFKKRDDILNRVYLESQSTQNPEKVFPQTETSVAEGVLELPAFYKDVKTLADVVDVDYFMPGCPPVPDQIWAVIGAIVSGNLPPKGSVVGASNKTKCDECPRIRTDKKVKKFYRTFEIIPDPNRCLLEQGIVCMGPVTRAGCGNRCTNANQPCTGCYGPPDGVVDQGAKFISALASIVDADTPEEIDKIISEIADPAGTFYRYGLPGSLLRRAK
- a CDS encoding hydrogenase iron-sulfur subunit gives rise to the protein MEKAFEPKIIGFLCNWCSYAGADLAGVSRLQYPPNVRIIRVMCSGRIDPQFVFKALSEGADGVLISGUHPGDCHYVSGNYRTMRRFQLMSKVLEQLGVEKERVRLEWVSASEGAQFAQLIAEFTEQIRQLGPFKEKAPVAAGGEG